A portion of the Bacteroides faecium genome contains these proteins:
- a CDS encoding DJ-1/PfpI family protein: MAKKVAVLAVNPVNGCGLFQYLEAFFENGISYKVFAVSDTKEIKTNSGISLTADDVIASLKGHEDEFDALVFSCGDAVPVFQQNADKPYNIDLMEVIKAFGDKGKIMIGHCAGAMMFDFTGITKGKKVAVHPLAKPAIQNGTATDKKSEIDGNFFTAQDENTIWTMLPQVVEALK, encoded by the coding sequence ATGGCAAAGAAAGTAGCAGTTTTAGCAGTAAATCCGGTAAATGGTTGTGGATTATTCCAATACTTGGAAGCATTTTTCGAAAATGGCATTTCATATAAAGTATTTGCCGTATCGGATACGAAGGAGATTAAAACAAATTCAGGAATCAGTCTGACAGCAGATGATGTGATTGCCAGTCTGAAAGGGCACGAAGATGAATTTGACGCACTCGTTTTCTCTTGTGGAGACGCCGTACCTGTATTTCAGCAGAATGCGGACAAACCTTATAATATAGATTTGATGGAAGTTATCAAAGCCTTCGGAGATAAGGGAAAAATAATGATCGGGCATTGCGCCGGAGCAATGATGTTCGACTTTACAGGTATAACGAAAGGTAAAAAAGTGGCAGTTCACCCGTTAGCTAAACCGGCCATCCAAAACGGAACGGCTACCGATAAAAAATCAGAGATAGACGGTAACTTTTTTACCGCACAAGATGAAAATACGATTTGGACAATGCTGCCGCAAGTTGTCGAAGCATTAAAGTAA
- a CDS encoding sensor histidine kinase, translated as MIKEKEGFNAFLLHFLERLNGCESIEKKVTESLTDICNYYGFKRGFVYQTDGFRYFYLKETIGNENNILRPRFEINEMTKQHIAHTKNRNTPFYSNRNKDTSHDDIAIMDFYNAQSLLVRQFKDSEGKIIGFVGFADRNQTNPFTDEELQMIHLILDSLSKEIAVREYKEREVRASKTLGSIMNNMGVDIYVNSFDSHDMLYANESMAAPYGGVQHFEGKKCWEALYTDKKGECEFCPKKHLIDENGLPTKVYSWDYQRPFDKCWFRVFSAAFAWIDGQMAHVITSVDIDHQKTIEEELRIAKEKAENLDRLKSAFLANMSHEIRTPLNAIVGFASLLVESDDKEERQEYVNIMQENTDLLLQLISDILDLSKIEAGTLDFTMDHLDIKSFCEDIMRNYDIKEDKPVPVLLTPDLPEYYIYTDKKRLMQVITNFINNALKFTETGQIILEYHLKEGANEIEFSVTDTGMGIAPEKVDKVFDRFVKLNSFSKGTGLGLSICRSIVEYLGGTIGVKSELGTGSRFWFTHPYTA; from the coding sequence ATGATTAAAGAGAAAGAGGGTTTTAATGCATTTTTACTTCATTTTTTAGAAAGGTTGAACGGCTGTGAATCCATTGAGAAGAAAGTCACTGAATCTCTGACAGACATTTGTAATTACTATGGCTTCAAAAGAGGATTCGTGTATCAGACAGACGGATTCCGTTATTTCTATTTGAAGGAAACGATTGGGAATGAGAACAATATCCTAAGACCTCGTTTTGAAATAAACGAGATGACAAAACAGCATATTGCCCATACAAAGAATAGGAATACTCCTTTTTATAGTAATAGAAATAAAGACACATCCCATGATGATATTGCCATAATGGATTTTTATAATGCGCAGTCATTATTAGTCCGTCAGTTTAAAGACTCAGAAGGAAAAATCATCGGATTTGTTGGATTTGCTGACAGAAATCAGACAAACCCGTTCACAGATGAGGAGTTGCAAATGATTCATCTTATATTAGATTCCCTGTCTAAAGAAATTGCTGTCCGCGAATATAAAGAAAGAGAAGTACGTGCCAGCAAAACTTTAGGCAGTATCATGAACAATATGGGAGTTGACATTTATGTCAATTCTTTCGATTCTCACGACATGTTATATGCCAACGAATCTATGGCTGCCCCATATGGCGGTGTCCAGCATTTCGAAGGGAAGAAATGCTGGGAAGCACTCTACACCGACAAAAAGGGGGAATGTGAGTTCTGCCCTAAAAAGCATTTGATAGATGAGAACGGACTGCCTACCAAAGTTTACTCCTGGGATTATCAACGTCCGTTTGACAAATGCTGGTTTCGTGTATTCAGTGCAGCATTTGCCTGGATAGACGGCCAGATGGCACATGTCATCACCAGCGTCGATATCGACCACCAAAAAACGATAGAAGAAGAACTGAGAATAGCCAAAGAGAAAGCTGAGAATCTGGACAGGTTAAAATCAGCTTTCCTAGCCAATATGAGCCACGAAATCCGCACTCCATTAAACGCGATTGTCGGCTTCGCCAGCCTTTTGGTCGAATCGGACGATAAAGAAGAACGGCAGGAGTACGTGAATATCATGCAGGAGAATACGGATTTACTCTTGCAACTGATATCCGACATTCTCGACTTGTCAAAGATAGAGGCAGGCACACTCGATTTCACGATGGATCATTTGGACATCAAGAGTTTCTGTGAGGATATAATGCGCAATTATGACATAAAAGAGGATAAGCCCGTACCTGTCCTGTTGACTCCCGACCTGCCCGAATATTATATTTATACGGACAAGAAGCGCCTGATGCAGGTTATTACGAATTTCATAAACAATGCCCTCAAATTTACGGAGACAGGACAGATTATTCTTGAATATCATCTGAAAGAAGGTGCGAACGAAATTGAATTTTCCGTCACAGACACAGGTATGGGCATTGCTCCCGAAAAAGTGGACAAGGTATTCGACCGTTTCGTCAAGCTCAATTCTTTTTCAAAAGGTACAGGCTTGGGACTGTCCATTTGCAGAAGTATCGTCGAATATCTTGGCGGTACTATCGGTGTCAAATCCGAATTAGGCACCGGCAGCCGCTTTTGGTTTACCCATCCCTATACAGCCTGA
- a CDS encoding ATP-binding protein: MDIKKCLWLFFLCFLSAPSLLAQRNDIDISNYILCINSYAESTPWSSRMISTISEYVQKDSQLAMYAEHMNTLMIDNDSILEEFKSMISQKYSQPRPRLLVLLGSPAFTLRDEYRKYWGDIPIVLCSEEAFQGPQEGYFQKRATAAADRVPVSQFADPYNMVFLYSNLYLRENVQLINHINPHIKKFIFIGDEREINLSNNLDIQDELKTSHPHIEYQFITPKKMTTNQLLDSLYRIDNKTTGVLFASWFYKTTVASNTSLVSNDHKLIVTTTAPLFTLNMTDITEENGGMIGGYTYNQKKFNQKLVDAISAILQGKQARELPFYIPSDGGPIINYTALLRKGFSPSMCPPNTRFLHKPLSFWEQNQYFIIGSLSFIFILALFFFYRIHSLNIIKKMQQKEIDAMANYKNLVNNMPILYMQEELITDEKGMPVELIYRKVNAHFEKNFLRKEEIIGKKASEIFPESMPEFLYFIKKALDENKAITFPYYFKKIDTFYDVILKGTQHSNIIDVFCLDSTELHRAQQKLSTINNKLSMSLEVANIVPWKWDLRSRTILCDINKPIELSTFGKDVSEEQLAVPDRQYFSKIFKEDRTRVEQAYKDLIEGRSNKVKEEYRIVNVHKGLHRIDWVEAQAAVETRDDKGEPLTLVGSSLVITERKKMEQELVNAKNRAEESNRLKSAFLANMSHEIRTPLNAIVGFSGILASTEEEEEKQEYVNIIESNNTLLLQLISDILDLSKIEAGTLDFNYSNVKINDLMSDLESSCQLKLKSDKVKLEFIAPAESCCAHIEKNRLSQLIINLITNAIKFTEQGSIRFGYKRQNDELYFYVTDTGCGIPQDKQDSIFGRFVKLNSFAQGTGLGLSICRTLVDNMGGKIGVESEIGKGSTFWFTLPYQQAEIVEKAPEKEIQAISIEKDKLVILIAEDNESNYKLFESILKYDYHLIHAWDGMEAVNLFKEHNPQIVLMDINMPVMDGYEATKEIRKYSAKVPIIAITAFAFASDEQRVMESGFDGYMPKPINARLLKAQLTDIMQKRIILL; this comes from the coding sequence ATGGATATAAAAAAATGCCTATGGCTCTTTTTTTTATGTTTCTTGTCTGCACCATCCCTTCTAGCCCAAAGAAACGACATAGATATTTCTAATTACATTTTATGTATTAATTCATACGCAGAATCTACACCGTGGAGCAGCCGCATGATTTCTACCATATCAGAATATGTTCAGAAAGACTCTCAATTGGCGATGTATGCAGAGCATATGAACACGCTGATGATAGATAACGACTCCATTTTGGAAGAATTCAAAAGCATGATTTCTCAAAAATACTCACAGCCACGTCCCCGATTATTGGTATTATTGGGGAGTCCTGCATTTACACTGAGAGATGAATACAGAAAATACTGGGGAGACATACCTATTGTTCTTTGTTCGGAAGAAGCCTTCCAAGGGCCACAAGAAGGTTATTTCCAAAAAAGAGCGACAGCCGCCGCCGACCGTGTTCCGGTGTCTCAGTTCGCCGATCCATATAATATGGTCTTCCTGTATTCTAACCTCTATCTTCGCGAGAATGTACAGCTAATCAACCATATAAATCCCCATATCAAGAAATTTATATTTATCGGCGACGAACGGGAAATTAATTTAAGCAATAATTTAGATATTCAAGACGAATTAAAAACATCTCATCCTCATATAGAGTACCAGTTTATAACACCGAAAAAAATGACGACCAATCAATTGTTGGACTCACTATATCGTATCGACAACAAAACGACAGGCGTATTATTCGCATCCTGGTTTTATAAAACGACAGTTGCCAGCAATACATCATTGGTATCTAACGATCACAAACTTATCGTGACAACAACCGCCCCTCTATTCACTCTGAACATGACAGATATTACTGAGGAAAACGGGGGAATGATAGGTGGCTATACCTACAACCAAAAGAAATTCAACCAAAAATTAGTCGATGCCATCTCAGCCATTCTCCAGGGCAAACAAGCGAGGGAACTCCCTTTCTACATACCGTCAGACGGCGGTCCCATCATCAATTATACAGCATTACTCCGCAAAGGATTCTCCCCGTCCATGTGTCCTCCAAACACCCGTTTTCTGCATAAACCACTTTCATTTTGGGAACAAAACCAATATTTCATCATAGGCTCTTTATCTTTCATCTTTATACTTGCCTTGTTTTTCTTCTATCGTATCCATAGCCTGAATATCATAAAGAAAATGCAACAAAAAGAAATAGACGCCATGGCTAATTATAAAAATCTGGTAAACAATATGCCTATCCTCTATATGCAGGAAGAACTGATTACGGATGAAAAAGGCATGCCTGTCGAACTGATTTATCGGAAAGTAAATGCTCATTTCGAAAAGAACTTCCTTCGCAAAGAAGAAATAATCGGCAAGAAAGCAAGCGAGATTTTCCCGGAATCAATGCCGGAATTTTTGTATTTCATAAAGAAAGCACTCGACGAAAACAAGGCAATCACTTTTCCTTATTACTTCAAGAAAATCGATACTTTCTATGACGTAATACTCAAAGGAACACAGCACAGCAATATTATCGACGTATTCTGCCTGGACAGTACAGAGTTGCACAGGGCACAGCAGAAACTAAGTACCATCAACAATAAACTTTCCATGTCCCTCGAAGTGGCTAATATTGTGCCATGGAAATGGGACCTGCGAAGCCGCACTATCTTATGCGACATCAATAAACCGATAGAGCTTAGTACATTCGGGAAAGATGTATCCGAAGAACAACTGGCAGTGCCCGACAGGCAATATTTCTCCAAGATATTCAAAGAAGACCGTACACGGGTAGAACAGGCTTACAAAGACTTGATAGAAGGCCGTTCGAATAAGGTAAAAGAAGAATACCGCATAGTGAACGTTCACAAGGGACTTCACAGAATAGACTGGGTAGAAGCCCAAGCCGCAGTTGAAACCCGGGACGATAAAGGAGAACCGCTGACTTTGGTGGGTTCCTCGCTGGTCATTACCGAACGGAAGAAAATGGAGCAGGAACTGGTTAACGCCAAAAACCGTGCAGAAGAATCGAACCGTCTGAAATCTGCCTTCCTGGCAAATATGAGCCATGAGATACGCACTCCTCTGAATGCCATTGTCGGTTTCTCAGGCATATTGGCTTCTACCGAAGAGGAAGAGGAGAAACAAGAATACGTGAACATTATTGAAAGCAATAACACTTTATTATTGCAACTTATCAGTGATATTCTGGATTTATCCAAGATAGAAGCAGGCACACTTGATTTTAATTACTCCAATGTCAAGATTAACGATTTGATGAGTGATTTGGAAAGCAGTTGCCAGTTAAAACTCAAATCAGATAAGGTAAAACTGGAATTTATAGCTCCCGCAGAGTCTTGTTGCGCGCATATAGAGAAAAACAGATTATCCCAACTAATCATCAATCTCATAACAAATGCCATTAAATTCACCGAGCAGGGCAGCATCCGTTTCGGATACAAACGGCAAAATGACGAATTATATTTTTATGTCACAGATACCGGTTGTGGTATCCCGCAGGATAAACAGGACAGCATCTTCGGACGCTTTGTCAAGTTGAACTCATTTGCGCAAGGTACAGGGCTGGGACTTTCAATCTGCCGTACTCTTGTTGATAATATGGGTGGTAAAATCGGCGTAGAGTCAGAGATAGGAAAAGGCTCTACATTTTGGTTTACATTACCCTACCAACAAGCGGAAATTGTAGAAAAAGCACCGGAAAAGGAAATACAGGCCATCAGTATCGAGAAAGACAAACTGGTGATTCTGATTGCCGAGGACAACGAAAGCAATTATAAACTGTTCGAGTCTATTCTAAAATATGATTATCACCTGATACATGCCTGGGACGGAATGGAAGCCGTCAATCTGTTTAAGGAGCACAATCCGCAAATCGTATTGATGGACATCAATATGCCTGTCATGGATGGATACGAAGCCACTAAGGAGATTCGCAAATATTCTGCCAAAGTGCCGATTATAGCCATCACAGCCTTT